One genomic segment of Oncorhynchus kisutch isolate 150728-3 linkage group LG15, Okis_V2, whole genome shotgun sequence includes these proteins:
- the LOC116353685 gene encoding serine/threonine-protein phosphatase 2A 55 kDa regulatory subunit B beta isoform-like — translation CVYAVCVCTLCVYAACVCVCVCVCVLCILRENSKPRAILRENSKPRAILKPRKVCVGGKRRKDEVTVDSLDVSKKILHSTWHPQENIIAVAASNNLYIFQDKVT, via the exons TGTGtgtacgctgtgtgtgtgtgtacgctgtgTGTGTacgctgcgtgtgtgtgtgtctgtgtgtgtgtgtgtgtgctgtgtatcCTCAGAGAGAACAGCAAACCCCGGGCCATCCTCAGAGAGAACAGCAAACCCCGGGCCATCCTCAAACCACGCAAG gtgtgtgtgggagggaagcGTCGTAAAGACGAGGTGACTGTTGACAGTCTGGACGTCAGTAAGAAAATCCTCCACTCCACCTGGCACCCACAGGAAAACATCATCGCCGTGGCAGCCAGTAACAACCTTTACATCTTCCAGGACAAGGTCACCTAG
- the LOC109879202 gene encoding 60S ribosomal protein L26, whose translation MKLNPFVTSSRRKNRKRHFNAPSHIRRKIMSSPLSKELRQKYNARSMPIRKDDEVQVVRGHYKGQQIGKVVQVYRKKYVIYIERVQREKANGTTVHVGIHPSKVVITRLKLDKDRKKILERKAKSRADGKEKGKYKEETIEKMAE comes from the exons ATGAAGCTGAATCCATTTGTGACATCCTCGCGGCGTAAGAACCGCAAGAGGCACTTCAATGCCCCCTCACACATCCGGAGGAAGATtatgtcctcccccctctccaaGGAGCTCCGTCAGAAGTACAATGCGAGGTCCATGCCCATCCGCAAGGACGACGAGGTCCAG GTTGTCCGTGGACACTACAAAGGCCAGCAGATTGGCAAGGTAGTGCAGGTCTACAGGAAGAAGTACGTCATCTACATTGAGCGCGTGCAGAGAGAGAAGGCCAACGGCACCACCGTGCACGTCGGCATCCACCCCAGCAAG gtTGTGATCACCAGGCTAAAGCTGGACAAGGATCGCAAGAAGATCCTGGAGCGTAAGGCTAAGTCTCGCGCTGATGGAAAGGAGAAGGGCAAATACAAGGAGGAAACCATTGAGAAGATGGCAGAGTGA
- the LOC116353684 gene encoding serine/threonine-protein phosphatase 2A 55 kDa regulatory subunit B beta isoform-like, which translates to MKTDESDTHPQSPPLRVPVLQNSDLMAEATARRVFSNAHTYHINSISVNSDFQTYISTDDLRVNLWNLEITHQSFSFLSPLPLNPILTYPLS; encoded by the exons ATGAAGACGGACGAATCAGACACCCATCCACAATCACCTCCTCTAcgg GTGCCTGTCCTCCAGAACTCAGATCTGATGGCTGAGGCAACAGCGCGGCGTGTGTTCAGTAACGCCCACACCTACCACATCAACTCCATCTCCGTGAACTCCGACTTCCAGACCTACATCTCCACGGATGACCTCAGGGTCAACCTGTGGAACCTGGAGATCACTCACCAGAGCTTCAGTTTCCTTTCACCTTTACCCCTTAACCCCATACTAACATACCCTCTGTCATAG